The region ATTCCAGGTGCTGTACCGGAAGGAGAGCGGCGGGCTCCAGACCCTGGGCGGCAATATTCCCTTTGAGGAGGTGGTCAATGTCCAGGGCCTGGAGGAAAAGGATTACGTGGGGCTTAACTGGATGCTGGAAGATCTGAACACGGATATGATTAATTCCAGGAAGCTGGGAGTCCAGGCCATCATTACCCTTCAGGTGCGGGTGGAGACCCTGAGGGACGTGGAAGCTGCTGTGGATGTGGACATAGAAAATAACAGCCGTCCCGCGGGGGCCGGCATGTCTGACACGGACGGAGCGGGACAGGTGCAGGTGGAGACGCTTAAGCGCACGGCCAATGCGGCTGCCATTGCTGTCAGGCGCAAGGATACATACCGGATTAAGGAGGAACTTAGCCTTACCGGAGGCAAGCCCAACATTGGCCGGCTGTTATGGCGGGAGATGAAGCTGCGGGACGTGACCGTGAAACCATTGGACGGCAGGCTCCACCTGGACGGCGAACTCAGTGTTTTTGTTATTTACGGGGCAGAGGATGAAAATATGCCTGTCCAGTGGCTGGAGGAGACCATCCCATTTTCAGGGGACATGGAAATGAGCGATGTGAAGGAGGACCAGATCCCCATGGTGACAGTGCGCCTGGCCCATAAGGATATTGAAGCCAAGCCTGACTACGACGGGGAAATGCGGGAAATGGACGTGGACGCGGTGCTGGAGCTGGATATAAAGCTCTATGAGGAGGAGGTGGTGGAGCTTTTAAGCGATATGTACTCCAACAACCGGGAAATAGAGCTGAACCGTTCAGATGCCTGTTTTGACCAGATTCTGACCAGGAATGTGTGCAAATCCAAGGTGGCGGAGAAGCTGAGTCTGCCCCAGGCTGAACGGATTCTCCAGATCTGCCATAACGAGGGGACCATCAAGCTGGATGAGGTGGAAATCGGGGATGACTGCCTGGAGATTGACGGTGTGCTGGAAGTGACTCTTTTATATCTTACCAGCGACGACACATCGCCGGTCCAGTCCTCTGTGGAGCAGGTGCCC is a window of Enterocloster clostridioformis DNA encoding:
- a CDS encoding DUF3794 and LysM peptidoglycan-binding domain-containing protein, which gives rise to MELIKKQIHMNQWKGNVTTQITLDDDFIVPDTLDDMEQVMLDTGEIQIETVKNQGDKVAVKGKLEFQVLYRKESGGLQTLGGNIPFEEVVNVQGLEEKDYVGLNWMLEDLNTDMINSRKLGVQAIITLQVRVETLRDVEAAVDVDIENNSRPAGAGMSDTDGAGQVQVETLKRTANAAAIAVRRKDTYRIKEELSLTGGKPNIGRLLWREMKLRDVTVKPLDGRLHLDGELSVFVIYGAEDENMPVQWLEETIPFSGDMEMSDVKEDQIPMVTVRLAHKDIEAKPDYDGEMREMDVDAVLELDIKLYEEEVVELLSDMYSNNREIELNRSDACFDQILTRNVCKSKVAEKLSLPQAERILQICHNEGTIKLDEVEIGDDCLEIDGVLEVTLLYLTSDDTSPVQSSVEQVPFHCVAEARGIREDSVYQLDAGLEQLSAVMMGGDMVEVKAVIALDFLVLQPVCEPVITGAAIHPMDLQKLQELPGIVGYIVQPEDSLWEIAKKFHTTVGNIISTNELADDQVKQGQRLLLVKEIAQGL